ATCGGGAAATCATATTGAATCCCCTCCCTGGCGCCTGTTTCAGTCAATTTGTCACTCAGCCGTTCCAGCTGTTTTAACCGCTCACAGACTCCGGACATGACAGTCACCTGGAGCCCCTCAAGCAACTCCGCAGGGAAATCCGGTCCCACAAAGCGAGAACGCACGTTCCCGTACCACTGCCGCAAGGCGTACAAGTTGCCGATATAAATAATATTGTTTCGAATGATGCGTTTCAGGCTAAAAAAAGTCCCCGTTGTATAAGGCACAGTGCCGCTGCGCGCCTTTTCCCCCAGCACCAGATGGTTCTCCTTGAGCTGATCCTTGCGGCAGATGGTGCCCGCGGCCACCACCGTGCCGAAAGCCAAACGCGAAGGCCCTACCAACCCTCCCTGCCCTCCCAGAAAAATAGGGGAGTGGTTAAGCATGACCCCGCGCGGCACATCGCCGATCAAGGAAGGCGTGGCCTTGTCCTGGTTGGGCGTGAAGTTGAAATGAATATACGAACTGCCCACCTCGCTGTGGTTGTCCCGGCCCGTGCCGCCAGCCATCAGGCAGTCGCAGAAATTGATCAGGCTGCCCAAAGTCACATAAGGAAAAAGAATGGTTTGCTTCAGCCCCACCGTGTGGGCGATGCTGGCCTGCTCTTCAAGTATGGTGCCCTTGCGGACATGGGATCCCAAGCCGCAACTGGCATTATTCAAAAACACGGCGGCACTGAAATAGCCACCATTCAAGGATACTCCGGGGCCGATATAACAATTATCGACGGTTACAGGTCCCTCAACGCCAATTCGGGCATTATTCGCAATGAACGTGTGCTCACCAAGGATTTTGGTGCCAGGATAGAGGATCACCCCTTCAGCGGCAATTCGGTCGATGTTGACCTCTTCACCAACGAAAGTGCCTTCGGGTGCAAGTACCCTCACACCCCTCTTTTTTAACTCCTCTATTTTAGCCATGATTACAGATCCTTAACATGGATTTCCTCTTTCGCCTGCTGGGAAGCCTCCACCACTTTTCGAAAGAACTCAGCGATAAAGGCCCCCATAATGCCAAGCATCGCCCCCAGAACGACGGATAGGCTGACAATTAGTTGCTTGCCAGGACCCACCAGGGATTTTGACTGTACTGCCAGATAGAGGAGGCGCGAACCCTGATTTGCGTCCAGGATGGCCTTAACTTTACTTTCCGCATCTGCCAATGCCAACCTGGTTTGTGCCAGCTCTCTTCGCAATTCTCCAGCTTGTTGGGCAATAATAAATTCTCTATTGACGCTATTGTCCAGGTTATATTCAGCCAACCTCTCTATCTCTGCTTCAAAAGCCTGAATCTGTCCACGCAATATTTCGGCGCGTGCATGGAGAGGATTAATTTGAATACCAAGAATTTTTTTCAATTCCTGGTCTTGTGTCTTTGAAAAAGCAGCCGCAACAGCTTGATGCACCTGTTGCACGCTTGCTGCTATTTCTGGCTTTGATACGGTCGAAAGCGTAATATTGTAGGTACCCTCCTTATTCTCGACCTTGATTCGAGGACCTCGAGTCACCTCGCCAAACAGCGCTCTTTGTTCTTCGGGAATGAT
This Desulfatitalea tepidiphila DNA region includes the following protein-coding sequences:
- a CDS encoding Wzz/FepE/Etk N-terminal domain-containing protein; translation: MNPNSRPQIIPGDNAYDDEISLIDLWLVLVRRKLIILSVFFLCLVLGIVYAFTRPDRYEYRTGIELARVTDFDTIDESVIGKKAGKRSPNTLSGAINLLMPIEQNIDLLENVIIPEEQRALFGEVTRGPRIKVENKEGTYNITLSTVSKPEIAASVQQVHQAVAAAFSKTQDQELKKILGIQINPLHARAEILRGQIQAFEAEIERLAEYNLDNSVNREFIIAQQAGELRRELAQTRLALADAESKVKAILDANQGSRLLYLAVQSKSLVGPGKQLIVSLSVVLGAMLGIMGAFIAEFFRKVVEASQQAKEEIHVKDL